Proteins encoded in a region of the Atopobium sp. oral taxon 416 genome:
- a CDS encoding SAM-dependent DNA methyltransferase: MAGQVKSRERVQEHGEVFTNEREVNAMLDLVKQETERIDSRFLEPACGDGNFLAEVLRRKLAVVAKRYSRSPQEYMRYVFVAVSSIYGVDIMTDNVAECRQRLLRIVEAAARDAIGKQAEQAFLDAIRYVLEKNVLCGDALTMVQDDGSPIIFSEWSMVTGDLVKRKDYRLDELMAGGDTKQGDQLGLFQTGWEYDSEIDGLIPASIREYPPVDYREVSKNG; the protein is encoded by the coding sequence GTGGCAGGGCAGGTAAAGTCGCGCGAGCGTGTACAGGAACACGGCGAGGTCTTCACCAACGAGCGCGAGGTCAACGCCATGCTCGACCTGGTGAAGCAAGAGACCGAGCGCATCGACTCCCGGTTCCTCGAGCCGGCTTGCGGTGACGGTAACTTCCTCGCCGAGGTGCTAAGGCGGAAGCTTGCGGTTGTGGCAAAGCGATACTCACGGAGCCCCCAGGAGTACATGCGCTACGTGTTCGTTGCGGTCTCGAGCATCTATGGTGTGGACATCATGACCGACAACGTGGCGGAGTGCCGGCAGAGGCTCTTACGCATCGTTGAGGCTGCCGCCCGGGACGCGATTGGCAAGCAGGCGGAGCAGGCGTTCCTTGACGCCATCCGTTACGTCCTCGAAAAGAATGTCCTGTGCGGGGACGCCCTCACGATGGTGCAGGACGACGGCTCTCCAATTATCTTCTCAGAGTGGTCGATGGTGACCGGGGACCTCGTGAAGAGGAAGGACTATCGGCTCGACGAGCTAATGGCTGGCGGTGACACGAAGCAGGGCGACCAGCTCGGCCTTTTTCAAACCGGATGGGAATACGACTCTGAGATTGACGGGCTCATCCCCGCCTCGATTCGAGAGTATCCGCCTGTTGACTACAGGGAGGTTTCGAAGAATGGCTAG